In one Curtobacterium citreum genomic region, the following are encoded:
- the exaC gene encoding acetaldehyde dehydrogenase ExaC — MTIAASPTTYAAPGEDGALVAFRSRYDHYIGGEYVPPTGGQYFENPTPVTGKTFTEVARGDSTDVDKAVAAAWKAFPAWGKTSVTERANILNRIADRMEQNLEMLAVAETWENGKPIRETLGADIPLAIDHFRYFAGAIRAQEGSTGEIDHDTVAYHFHEPLGVVAQIIPWNFPILMAVWKLAPALAAGNCVVLKPAEQTPASIHVLLGLIEDLLPAGVVNVVNGFGFEVGAPLAQHPDVRKVAFTGETTTGRLIMQYASQNLIPVTLELGGKSPNVFFADVAQEKDAFYDKALEGFAFFNLNQGEVCTCPSRALVAKEIYDGFVADGLDRVRAVKQGHPLDVSTMIGAQASNDQLEKILSYIDIGKQEGAKLLTGGERADLGGELSGGYYVTPTVFEGDNSMRIFQEEIFGPVLALTSFSGYDDAIRIANDTLYGLGAGVWSREATTLYRAGRDIQAGRVWSNTYHQYPAGAAFGGYKQSGVGRENHKMMLDHYQQTKNLLVSYAEGPMGFF, encoded by the coding sequence ATGACCATCGCAGCATCGCCGACCACCTACGCCGCACCGGGCGAGGACGGAGCGCTCGTCGCCTTCCGCTCCCGGTACGACCACTACATCGGCGGCGAGTACGTCCCGCCGACGGGTGGGCAGTACTTCGAGAACCCCACCCCGGTCACCGGGAAGACCTTCACCGAGGTCGCGCGGGGCGACTCCACGGACGTCGACAAGGCCGTCGCCGCCGCGTGGAAGGCCTTCCCGGCCTGGGGGAAGACGAGCGTCACCGAGCGCGCGAACATCCTGAACCGCATCGCCGACCGGATGGAGCAGAACCTCGAGATGCTCGCCGTCGCCGAGACGTGGGAGAACGGCAAGCCGATCCGCGAGACGCTCGGCGCGGACATCCCGCTCGCGATCGACCACTTCCGCTACTTCGCCGGCGCGATCCGCGCGCAGGAGGGCTCGACGGGGGAGATCGACCACGACACCGTCGCGTACCACTTCCACGAGCCGCTCGGGGTGGTCGCGCAGATCATCCCGTGGAACTTCCCGATCCTGATGGCGGTGTGGAAGCTCGCACCGGCACTCGCCGCCGGCAACTGCGTCGTGCTGAAGCCCGCCGAGCAGACGCCCGCGTCGATCCACGTGCTCCTCGGTCTGATCGAGGACCTGCTGCCCGCCGGGGTGGTCAACGTCGTGAACGGCTTCGGGTTCGAGGTCGGGGCTCCACTCGCGCAGCACCCGGACGTCCGCAAGGTCGCCTTCACGGGCGAGACCACGACCGGGCGCCTGATCATGCAGTACGCGTCGCAGAACCTGATCCCGGTGACGCTCGAGCTCGGCGGCAAGAGCCCGAACGTGTTCTTCGCCGACGTCGCCCAGGAGAAGGACGCCTTCTACGACAAGGCGCTCGAGGGCTTCGCCTTCTTCAACCTCAACCAGGGCGAGGTCTGCACGTGCCCGTCGCGTGCCTTGGTCGCGAAGGAGATCTACGACGGGTTCGTGGCCGACGGTCTGGACCGGGTGCGCGCGGTCAAGCAGGGCCACCCGCTGGACGTGTCGACGATGATCGGTGCCCAGGCGTCGAACGACCAGCTCGAGAAGATCCTGAGCTACATCGACATCGGCAAGCAGGAAGGCGCGAAGCTCCTCACGGGCGGTGAGCGCGCGGATCTCGGTGGTGAGCTGAGCGGCGGGTACTACGTCACGCCGACGGTGTTCGAGGGCGACAACAGCATGCGCATCTTCCAGGAGGAGATCTTCGGACCCGTCCTCGCGCTGACGTCCTTCAGCGGGTACGACGACGCGATCCGGATCGCCAACGACACCCTGTACGGACTCGGCGCGGGTGTCTGGAGCCGCGAGGCGACGACGCTCTACCGGGCGGGCCGCGACATCCAGGCCGGACGTGTCTGGTCGAACACCTACCACCAGTACCCGGCCGGCGCGGCGTTCGGCGGCTACAAGCAGTCCGGTGTCGGCCGCGAGAACCACAAGATGATGCTCGACCACTACCAGCAGACGAAGAACCTGCTCGTGTCGTACGCCGAGGGACCGATGGGGTTCTTCTGA
- a CDS encoding DUF779 domain-containing protein translates to MTKPGTTARVAVTPEAAELLRALTARHGPLMFHQSGGCCDGSSPMCYPVGMFRTGPGDVLLGTIDVPELDPVEVTAPIEVYMSRAQFEYWKYSHLLIDVVDGRGSGFSVESPLNRRFLTRSRLFTDSELIDLGLTPRVQSADRPQNQP, encoded by the coding sequence ATGACGAAGCCCGGGACCACCGCCCGCGTCGCCGTCACGCCGGAGGCGGCCGAGCTCCTCCGCGCGCTCACGGCCCGGCACGGACCGCTGATGTTCCACCAGTCCGGCGGCTGCTGCGACGGCTCGAGCCCGATGTGCTACCCCGTCGGGATGTTCCGCACCGGTCCCGGCGACGTCCTGCTCGGCACCATCGACGTCCCCGAGCTCGACCCTGTCGAGGTCACAGCGCCCATCGAGGTGTACATGTCCCGAGCGCAGTTCGAGTACTGGAAGTACAGCCATCTGCTGATCGACGTCGTCGACGGCCGCGGATCCGGGTTCTCGGTCGAAAGCCCGCTGAACAGGCGTTTCCTGACCCGGTCACGCCTGTTCACCGACTCCGAACTGATCGATCTCGGGCTTACGCCTCGCGTTCAGTCCGCAGATCGTCCGCAGAATCAGCCGTAG